ttttgagtttaaaaaactattacacacacattttcttgCCTAAGCATGAGTTGAAAATAGTTTTTTGGCTAGGTATCCccatcccaaaaaaataactaaacctCTTTGTACACTTAAGATCCCAATGTGTGTGCGGATGTTTGTGTGCGCAAGCGTGCAGGAGAAGCTGCTCAAGGTCGGCATGTGtgatcacacatttttttttggaagggcaAACTGAATTGCTTATATATCACGAGAAAAGCCTTGGCGCCAGGAGACTGTGTGACTGGCATGGCGGTCGATAGGCTTGTGCTCCTCCATTGCAAGCAAGCCATCCATGACCGCTGCTATCCCGCTGAGGGGCTTTGACCAACAAGTATCTACATCTAGATACAAAGGCTGGGACAAGACATGGGGAAATTTGATCCCCTATTGAGGGGAAAAAGGCATTCTTCCCTGCAGTGTGCTTTTTGTACTCAACAGAAAATgtaagaagtagcagaaagaaagaaaaatctttcATCTTTTCCCATTGAAGGTCACATATAACAGCAACACTAAAAAGCACTGGGTAGCTAACATTACTTACATTTCTTATGATCATTCTGACAGCAGGTGAGTCAGGCGCGTATAAGATCTTTCCCATCAACATTGGTTTAAGGGAGTTCCACACAATCCTTGTGACAGGGTTGGATTCCAATTCACTCATCAAATTGTTGCAAAAAGGAGCTGCGGGGCAAAAGGTTGATTCATTATATAAACCGTGCATTCCCATGTGATGATGAAACAAGCTGTCGATCTCTAAAGTTCAATTATTCAAAGGAACGAACACTATGTGAGAATGTATATATTCAAATGACTTCACATAGAATGTTGACAGAATCATTTCCTTCGTggaaatatttaaatcaagggtgtcagactcgggttggttcgcgggccgctttaacgtcaacttgatttcacgtgggccggaccattttagatataatatttagatttttcttttttataaatggattaaaagaactggattaaaagccctgaatattcagtttttttatagtgttagcaatgtttattttagctttttatatatttttagattttacaaaatgatttttgaactaaaaacacagaaaaaatggattaaaaatgacaattattgatttaaaagggggaaaatcaggaaatttaatatacatctataatcttcattttaatttgatcctaaaacagaaagtcggcactcatgatttactttcctgggccacacaaaatgatgcgccgggccagatttggcccccgggccgccactttgacatgtgataTGTGATTTAAATAGAAGCAGACTgcttaaaatgttaataatcaagttatatataaaaaagagcCAATTTGACGTTCTACTCACTAGTGCTGTTGTCATAAGTGTGCTGGCTCTTTCTTCTGCCAGAGCTTATGCCAAGAAATGCTTTGTAGTTGTTGTCCTCGTACCAGTTGAAGGAAGCCACTCTGGAGAAGCCCCCTCCAGTGTAGCCGCAAATGAGGCTGGAAGCAGCAGTCATTACCTGCTTGAAGGATGGCTCGCTCTGGAACAGAGGAGTCATGACCTGGAAGAGCTCCTGGGTGCTGCTTCTCTGGAACAACTGGCACAGGGTTTGGATACAGTGAATTGATCATAGTAAAGAATTAaggcatttcatttcaaattcttaCTTACTAATGCCTAATCTAGTGAAGTACAATCAAGTTAATATGGACATAAAAAAGCAATAACACTTGAATAGTTTATTTTGAGCATTAAATTCCTCTTCACGACAAGATgcttcactttttttaatgtatttactgTTGTTGCCATGAATAACAGGATGCTTACAGTACATTATTAGCAAGCAATTACCACGGGGGATGTCGAGCTAAACTGATTTTGACTCACTATTTATGTGTTTTGTTGACTGAAGAGGATGATCTTTATCTAACCTTGGTCATGTTCACTAAAAAACTGACCCTTTGCCACAACTCTCCACATCTGTGTTTACATAAAAACTAAAGCAAAAGGAAGCCACCGTTTCCTGCCTGTCTAAAAATAGTAGTGAACTTTTGAATGGGGCTCAACAAAGATGCACGAGTGCACTGTTACCTCTTGCAGTTTTCCTGAGGCAGCAGACACCACTTCAACCCAAAAGTGAATGTCGATGCCTTCTGAATTGCGGTCCAAAATTTGAGGAAGCTTGAAGATGGGACAGAGAGAAAAATgcatttaccttatttttctgactataagtctgtcctgagtataagtcgcaacaTAAACAGGCAACATAAAAGGCTATAACTGgtcagaaagagagaaaaaaatacataaatatgtatatatgggaaaaaaagtgcaattaatagtccagaaaatacgacaCATAGAACAGAACTATTTCACAGTAACATGTATTCCTAATAACCTTTAAAATGGCAAGAAATAATATTTTCTGACTTAATTAGGAATTGACActggtcagagagagagaaaaaaatacataaatatgtatatgtgtaaataaaagcacaattaatagtccagaaaatatgatACATATAACAGAACAATTTCACAGTAACATGTATTCCTATCAACTAATAAAATGGCAAGAAATAATATTTTCTGACTTAATTAGGAATTGACAAACTGATTTTGCATTTGAGCTTTGTTTACATTGAATATACTATACATGGAGCCGAAAAATAGTtatgttaaacacattttccattcaaaatggTCAGTTCCCGACCTTACGACATGCTTGAAATGCACACAATAGGCTAAAAGGCACAGGAAGCAAGATGAGGCCAAGACAAAGACCCGAGGAGACATCCTTCCTTTGTCTCAGAGGCCTATCTCTTTATCTCTCTGTTTACGTGTTTCTGCATGCCAAAGTCAAGACAATAAAGTGTTTAACGAAATGTGATATGACCAAAGTAAAGAGTGCAAATTCTAACTATGGATGAACGAAGAAAAGGCCATGCAGTCGCCTTCAGTCTGCGGTCGTAGCCATTATTTACATGTCACTGGCTTTAATAATTAAGTAGGGAAGTACTTCATCTCTAAGCTAATTACAGAAAGAGGGCGAGGCTGACAGCTCTCTAAATGTTGTTTCACAGGTTCTGTATGCTATGTTGTTCAACCTTAAGTATATTGGCCTagcaaaaatgctatttttatcTCAGGTCTTCAGGTCATATTTTTCCTGGatgtttcaattaaaaataattaaaaaaataataataatcaattaaCAAAATATTGAATAATTCCATCCAAGACTCGGGAAAATTAGGAATTGCTCCAAGAGGTTCAAACTGCAGGCAATGTTGACTTAAATACCTGTTTTCacgatttctattttttttttaatgtaccgaggatgtcatttttttggtttgtttttggaGTGACTGTGCAACACgtaattttcaaatatttgcaGACACTTTTAGAGTACGGTGTAAAGCGTATGGCCAACTGAATGGAGCCACTATGGGCACCAATTGGAGACAGGTAATTAGACTTGTGTCAGTCAGTTGTGTCAATGTTAGGcgtggtattttttatttttttgctattgtGTTTGAATCCAGCCAAAATGTTTTTGAGGGAGGGAGGTTTGTTCATGAAGTCCTTGGATATTTTTTGCTGATGCAACAAGCTAAATTGGGTTCATTTTTGCATAGCTCAATGAGGTATTTCTCCATTCACAGGCTGTGACAAGCTCTATTGTTGGGTTATTAGATTAAATGATTAATGATGGATGTTATATAAGCTGTCACAAAGTAGCCGGTTGATGCTTTTGTGTAAGTATCGAGCTTGGTTATTTATAGAAATTACCCGGCCTCCTATTCTTCATTGCTTGATATTGCTGAAAGAGTGCAAATTATTCGATAATATCAGaaaatttcaaatggaaatgtttCTGATATTACAGTTTATTTCCTCAAaattaaatggatttaaaaccAAGAGtttgttttgatcatttctaACTATTTTTTTGAGCTATACCACCTGCAAAGTAGAATTTAGATTGTAAAACATGTACCTAATGAGGTTTGTATTTGTTTAATTATAAAACTGAACTCACCACTCGAAAAAGCTTGAAGAAGTCCACGTTACTATAGAACTTGTCCTCTATGATCTGTAACCTCTCAGCGGTAAGGATACACATGGCGTTGCGGACGTCAAGAAGAGCCCCACGACTTGGGAAAATGAGGAATTGCTCCAAGAGGTTCAAACTGCAGGCAATGTCCTTTAAACGCATGTTTGGAACCCCAAAGGCAAACTTGGGAAAAGGGAAGATAAAGTCATCAAAGCTATGATTTGAGGATACTTTGTGAAATAAGTCTAATTCAGTTTGATCTGATTTGTTATAAAGCTGATTACTACACTATTTCTGTTCAAATATCTGTTAGAACTGGAAAGAGACGAGATACCGTCCAAAAGATGAGTTAACTTTTGTGATGCAATGATTACCTGTTCAGGCCTGATTTGGGAACTGACAAGGTGATTGACCACGGATTCAGTTAATGGAACATCTCTCAAAAGGTATGATGTTAAGGTTTCATCATCTTTAAGGATGGCCTCCACATGTATTCCTCGACCTGGAAATAAACAGGAACAATttgttgtttatcttttctatgCATAAAATTAACATTAACTATTAATACACAAAGTAAAAAGGAAGTGAAAAGTTTCTTCGCCATTTGTGATCAACATGTTTGCCTCTTTTCTTACGTGTTCTCAATCAAACACTCCTGTCAAACTTTAACTTTAATGGTCTACTAGCACAGCTGCATGCTTAATGTTCTTCGTTGTCGGCATAACAAGATGCTAGATGAAGTAGCAGCAATTTTCCAGAGGTACTTTATTGACCAGTAGAGTCATTTAGCAGATTAAGCCTTGCAATCCAAATGTTTACCACTAGATAATTTTATGAACCCAATTCTGGGCATCTCGTTTGAGACAATACTGTCATTATTTCCAGTGGCCTGCCCATGCTTATGGTTGTTTCCCTGTTGAAGCGTTGCTCTGAATCCAAGTTCAAACCAAGATTATCCTCCTTGGGGAAGAAGATACCTTCATGACTGCGGCTCAGGAGCTCAGAGTAGGTCGTCCGCCTAATCTTAAAATTTCCCAAGTCTCTTCCGTTCTGTCTTCTGACCTTACACACCTGAATTGAACTGCAGTCGCACCTTACATGGCTTCTCCAAGTAgttctttattcattttcatcagGCACACATTTGTCTGTCAATACTCCATGCTACGATTGGTAGAAAATACATGGACAGATGATGTATTCACCCTACAAATTGGAATCATATTTATCTGCTTTGTTTATGGACTTCAagtggtctacatttacataagTTGCTTCTTGGTGAAATGCTTAATTTTCCCCAGGCACTCATGGGAACGCCACTGCTTGTGGAATGTGGACTCATATTTTCTTTTAGGTCTGTTGAATCTCTGCCATGAGAGTAATCTGACATAACCATTGCAAGAGGGAAAGCCCTTAGTCTCTTCCCACTCCCATCGTTAAGATTTGTACTAAAAATACAGGCACTGATCTACGTAGTTCAGAGCCAGATGTTTACATGAAAACATTATTGTCGGCAGAGTGTCCAATGAAATGGGAACTGTGGCTAAATTGTGCCTCTTGGGGAGACTGATTGAGGCACGTGAATCACTTTCCCACCTAATGAACAATGGATCATTGGCGAAAGTAAGCAGCTTACACTACGCACCCTTCTCAAAGCCATGTGATGTCATTGTGTTACAGTGTAAACATGTGCTGATGGTACACAGTATGAATGACAAGGAATACGGATGTATCAAAAGTGCAGGATggatattaacaaaaaaaaagtaaaatattggACAATTCTATTACTCCAGTAAAGTCACATTGTAAATCCAAATGGTAGAAGCTAACTTTTCAGAACTGACCTGAGACCTTATCAGCACGGGTACGCAATGTGTCCATGAGGTGACTCATGGCTCTCACTTCATGCCAAAATCGACCCAAGGGTAGAAGCTTGGGATCGCTGAAAAGCAGCTCCTGGGCATCCATGTAGAAACGAGCGAATCtgtgaaaaaaagttgaatcacACAGTCATCGTTTATCTCAAACTCATACGATTAGTTTGAAGCACCACTTGGGATTTAAGGGTTGGATAATAGTTGAGGGAAAAAGCTCACATTGAGTTGTTGTAGTTTGACACCAAACCAGGTGATTCACCACGGGTGGGGTACTGGAAACAAGGATTGTTGGCATTACAGAAGATTCCTTGGATCCATGGTAAGACCCCTGCTGAAGGCATGGCCTTGTTGGGGAAGTGGCCTGCAAAGGACCGGATAGTCTTAACAAACATACATGCACAACAGAAAAGCTCACAGAGGATGTGTATTGAAGTGTTCTGCTTACATTCGTGCTGGCGGTAAAGAGGATTCACTCTTCGAAGCCACACAAGCCCCAAGAACAAGAAAATAGGCCACATAATTTCCATGAAGAAACGTACCTGTTTGAAAAGGCAAAGTGTGAAACTGAAAAGGGTATTTGTTGCTTGATCTGGGGAATATGAGCCTTCATGATCATGAAATGGGACAAAAAGGTCAAGTTTGGGTTATGACTTCACTGCAGGATCCTAGCATTTGCCAAGAATCCAGTAAACATGCCTAGTTATGAGCCCTTGTCACGTAATACTTTAGGTGACAAAGCTAACCTTATTTCTTTTCAGTAATTTGAATTGACATCCACATTGTGTACCTGAAGCAACACCTCGCCCTAAATAATTATGCAGTGACATGTCAAAGTAATTGTCTTCTTCCAAATGAATCGTATGCAAAAAATACCTTGGCGAGTACTTTGTACACCCTTAACTGTCAGCCAATAGCTTGTGCAAAcgcatcacatttaaatctaCAATATGAAAAACATATCTTCATTTGGGAATGTGGAATAAAATCGGCTTGCATGTCATCAAGTAAAAAACAAGATCTACGCAGGTATAATTTTagttatttatctattattattatttatgttattatttGTGTACTGGGTTGGGTGAATTGTCAAAGTTCATAGTAATTATGATGAAAATAcccaattgttattttttttaataatcaagAAAAATGTTCAGGAATAGTATTCTTACATATTCAACAGGTTAAGCAAATATTAAATCACCACTAATTGTTGTAATTTTCGGCTAAAAATCTGTTGGATATTCCTGTTATCATCAGCAAGGCATAAAAGCATGTCCAAGTGATTAAAGCCAGTGTGCAAATAATAGATAAAAGGATTTTACCCTTTGCCTCCTGCGGACGGTCCAGTTCTTCCACAGCAGGAGTCTGACCTGCGTTCTGGCCCCCATGGCTTCTCCGTTTCCCCCGCAATAGGGCCTCACAATAGCAGACAAGCCTGTATCCAATCAAATGTATCATACAGTAAAGGCAAACAATCTCAAAATATTTGCATTCATCTGTTGTAATCCAAGTATTTACATGTCATGtgactagaaaaaaaacattgctaaaGGCATGCTTTCAACATCAATAAAAGACAGCATTAATTAAACACGTATACATAAATGCAACACTTACCTCAGGAGAAAACTTTCCTTTGCGATTGATATCTATTGAATACCGCAGAACACCACATATTCCACCGAGTGAGCTGTGGGACTGCTAACACAGCTAATTTGTAGACCTTGCGAATAGTTAAGCAGATTGATTTAATCTCCTTTCCCAGCACAGGGAGACAGCCAACACCTCACATCCATGTGTGCTGGAGAAGCCATCATGACCCAACCACCTGGTTCACTAATCCTGCCACTGCTCTGAGATTACAACGTAAAATAATATATGCATACAAAGTCTCTCtacaatttaaacaaaaaacacttcatGATTGTgacactggtaaaaaaaaatcacaagatGGAGGAAACTTCTTTGGGTTTttgaataacaaaaataatacttATGATGGGCACAGcgggttaaaaagaaaaaaaatatggctcAAATAATTTCGatacattttaataaattaCAAAGTATACTTGTTCAGGTGTACCTGTCTCTTTACATTTGAACATTCCTGCCACCATTACAAATCACCATTTAAAAATAGTCATTCAAACAGTATGAGCATATCTTGTTTCTTACAAAATTATGGTTTATAcccatttattttctaaaaattAAGACTTTCCCCCCCAAGATCTATAGGTTCATGTTTAGCAGTATAAAACAATGTCCATGTCATTAGCAGTATTTCAACGCATATGTCAGAGAGCAAGCTTTTGATTATTACTTGATGTTAACATTTGTTTTCTACATGTAACAGTATAAAAGTAAGATGACAGCACATTTGAACAAATGTATGCATTCATGAAGTgccttttttgttcttttcattGTTGTGGCTAAATGTTCTATAGTAACAAGTCAAATAGATACTTTTTTGGTATATAAAGAGTCACTGAATCCACAGGAACACTGTACAAAATATTCACATAATATGCACTTGCACAGTTTTTGAAAACTTATAAATAGTCCAACTTGGTGTCAGCATCGCGATCGCAGGATTATATATTGGCGATTTGTTCCTAAAAATTAACACCCCTTTAGAGCGtgttctttttgcatttttttggaaagcAAAGGGTGTTGTTTTCTtgtccacaaagggccacaaaaTTCTTTCTAATAGTGTTTAGAGTCAAAGCAGTCACAAATAGGCTATGTCACAACCTCTGGACTCACACAAAATGAGCTTCTCGGTCTTCGTCTTCTTGAAGGTGCCTGGATCTCAGTCTCTGGTAAACAGGTCTGGCCTGATTAAGGCCCAAGTCCTCCGGGTTTGGGCTGTGGGATGACGAGGCGGTTGCTTGCTCTGTGTCCTCATCAAGAGGCTCATCCACAGACACTTCAATTTCCAACTCATCTTCCTCATCATCCTctgcatcttcattttcggtgcTGTTGGCTAATCCGTGGAGTGATTTACTTTTACTCCCTGATGGCGGATTGTAGAAAGTTCCTGGTGGTGGTTGGAGGGTTCTGGAAGAACGGAAACCCGTTGTAATAATGTTGTAGTTGGTTACATTGTCCTCTCTTTTTAATGTCCTGACGTGTCGCAATGGCATGCTGTAAGCTCCATTAGGGTAGCTTGGAATAGTGCTCGTGGAGTCATCGATGGAGAAACTTGAAGATGAGACTGAAGCAGAAGGGGATGACCTGTTTGCATCATCCACTGTACTGTCtgtattgaaaatgtttttggcaGTTCTAGATGCAGCATCTTGGAACTTGTATTCTTTGGTCCAAGTTCTGCGCAAGGTATTGGTGTCAAGAGTTTTGCTGCGGTCATGTGTGCCGGCTCGCAATTTGGTCATCTCAGTTTCATCCACTTCTTCAATGGACTGGATGCCATGGTCTGCCTTTCGATCCTCTTCATCCACGTTACTCCAGGTAGGATTCTCGTCTTTACCGCGGCCGTGGCTCCGTTCCAACGGCATGCTGGCGGGTCGGGAGAACTTGTTGCGTTGCTGCCGTAAATGCACCCTTGTCGTGGACGTGACATGCGCAGAACGGAAAAGGCCTCTTTCGCTCGATTTTGGGACCTCGGCGAGCCCATTGAAGGTCTCTGAATCCACTTCATCGGCTTCTAACAAAGTACATATAAAAGTGTAAACATATCTCAAAACTAATAACATACCTAACAAAAGTGCGCTATGAAATAATATCgttccaaacaaacaaaaaaagtcattgtcATACATCTAAAATAACGATTACTACGTATCCATACCCTCAGAAGTGCTTTACTAattaattaaaacattaaataaaataactagtTATTAAATATACTTACCAATAACATCctgatttaaattaatttaagatAAACAGCACCATattatatgtacagtatatactatatatcCATCCCATGCAGAAAaagtatccagtaaaaaaaaaaaaaaaacactaaccaGGTTCTAATTCTTTTCCTCCATGGTCAGAAGGAAGGAGCAGTACTGAATCCTTATACTCAGCCAGTGAGTTATAGGGAGGAGTGGAAGAATGTCTCTTAAAATGCTTGGAGCTCAACTATAATGGAGAACAGAACACAAGACTGTCAATGCACCATGTGCCTGGTAAAACATATTTTGTGTCAAAGCACCTATTTTACCTCCTGGATGTCGCCAACTGACTTTGAGTGCCTGCTCAGAAGCTGTTCTTTTCCCTGGTAAGGAGGGCCCATGTGGGGTAATGGTTCAACACAAACCTCGGTAGGTGAGATGCCTGTCAGGGGACTAAGGGGTGCATCGAAGATCATCTGGTAGTGTCTGATAAGGAGCTCTACAATGAGCGCCTGATAGGGGTAATCCACTACCGAGGAGAGGGAGACGTCGGCATCTATCTGTCTCGGCTTGATGAGTGTTGGGCCAAAGATGATCCCTAGGTTTCTTGCGGGCATCTTGTTTTCCTCTGATGCTTCCGTCACCCTGATTTAAAcggaatacaaaattaaaacacgtcttcatttgcatgtaaaaatgtgcattttcttaGTAAGAATTCCTCAATATGCATATAACACATCAATGATTTTTTGCAAATCCGTCATAAAATGTACGTCATGAAAAACTGCTATTTTTATGCacgaaaatcagtttttttttttccccaatcgaAAACGGAATCAAATTGTCGAGGagtttgaaatatttaaacCAGTGGCAGGAACACAATAGAACTACATTTGTTGGTGAAAAGAACACTGTACCGGTGCAAGTGCTCTATAAGAAACTGCAGTGTCTTGTAGTTAGCACGTGGAAGCTGTTTGAGCAGGTCCTTCAGCTTGAAGAGGATGAGGTTGAGCTTGACGCCAATCTGAGATGGAGTCACTGGAGTGGCGCTCAGGCGAAATGCCTCCAAATCCTCTACAATTCCACTTTGGCTTCTTTTGGCCAAACCAATAAGCTCGTTGTAGTAGCGGAAAAGGATGAGTGGCTCTGGAAGCTGAATGGGAATACAGGTAACAGATGAACTACAGAGTGAAATATATAAAGCATAAGGTATCTAGAGATTGTAATGGCAATAACATAAGCAATTAATCCTGTTTAATCAAAATATGGTGTCAAGGAAAACCAATAATTGCAGACCTACCTGTCTTAGGTAGAGTTTGAGAACATTGCTGATATCGTGGGGGTAAAGGTCAGACATTTCAACCAAGTCTTTACCATTTTCAAATGCTTGGCAAAGTTTCTCTACCCGGGACTTGGAGCCATTCAGGCGGTAGATACCCTTTAAAACCCAAGAACATGATTTCAAAAGGCATTCTGACAAATTTTAGAAAACCTGAAAAGCTGAACCAGTAAAAATGTGTAGAATGAGGTTTTATCAGCACCTTCACATTAAGTGCTCTTGTCTCGATCTCTGATGTACATTTGCGGATAATGAATGGAATGCCATCCTGGCTGTTCTTTGCAGTCTGGGTAAAGTCAACGCCAAATAGGTGAAGCTTCCTCTCGAGCTTTTTATGGCCACACTGAATGGCCAGACTTTCCAGGCACTTCTTATGGCAGGCTAATGAACACTGGAAACACATTGCAAAACCTCAATGGCCAATGAATCATTGGAAGAGCatgcacaaaaaatataaagCGATTGGATGAGGTTAGACTCAtcgcacaatttttttttaacacaaatgcTTTTTTCCAATGAACTTTCAAGCGAATATACTCCCTTTCCTCAAGCATTATATAAAATAAGTTTGAAATAAGTTGAAAATAATACAATGGATTGATGTGGGATAGGATTTCgttatttaaaaacatattctttcactcctgaaaaaaaatcactaaaataCAAATTTATATGCAGATAATACATATTTTGAAGGAGAATTTCAATCATTCATACTATCCTCTTGTAATTACTGTAATGGAAACTATTAAAATGCAGCTGCTTCAAGCTGGAATCACTAAAAATTCATTCCTCCTACAAGTTTTTTTCGACAAGCAAACAGATCAAGATTGGCCTCCTGTTTTCTAATTACTTCAACTAATTTTGTGGAGTCGTTCCAAGAACTGAAATGCTTGCATTCTTTCATCTCTTGTCAAAGCACCCCAAGCAGCATTACATAACACGccttaagaaaagaaaaattccATTTAGCCTTCTATCTTTTGTCCGTATCCAGTATGAAATAAATATGGAAAGAAACCTGATCTCAGAAAAACAGTGGGAGGCAAACAGGGATGATTGGCCCTTTACAAGTGTCACAAAAGGTCTTTAGTTTCCACTAGCTATTTCACCCAACTGAGTTAAATTGGTTAATTCAGTCTCTCATTCCGAGGAGCACAGGGATTGTCtttcgtttttgtttttactgatTAAAAATGGTTACGAAGCCATTATGAAGCTTTGGAAATGGTCAtctggaacatttttttttctacgaagGAGTCTAAAATTTGTTCATGACTCTAGTTCCTGGTGTGTTTCATtcagttaaaaaatgaaaacaagaaaCCAAAGTTACCTCTTCGCACTCTGCTCCTTGAAGCACAACAAGTCCATCACACTCTCGACACTTGGAGGGTGCGCGAAGTTTTCGGAACTTGTGGGTTTGAGCAGCTTTGGACATTTGAGTGTTTCTGAAAGGACGTGGAGAACTAGCTGCCTCTAAAAGATCGTTTAAACCTGAAATATGAACAAGAAATGAGTAGAGCATGtagaaaaatctaaatcaatGTTTGTAACCACAAAGTATATTATTTGACAAACCGTTTACACCGTCCAAAGGCGAGTGGGGGTCATCCAGGTCATCGGCAGACGACATTGTACCAGTAGAAGGTGATCTAGGTAATTTCCTCTTTAAGTCTCCTAAACATTTAAACAATACCAATAAATCCATATTCATGGAGTCAGATTAAACCAATTCCAGACAATTGAATTTTGAAATGACTTTTCAGGAGTTTATTCACATAATATGAACCAAACCAGAATAACtgttaaatgtgtttaatgcaAAGGCCTTGCTTCCACAGCCAGATTTCCAAAGAACAATGGATGATATCCAGAAGCCAATATTTTAGTGGTATGATTGATAATGAAAAATAGAAGGCCATTAGTCACCAAGTGAAAATAAGACACTGAAATACCCATGGTTATATTTTACAGCACGATGATAGTATATGTTTTGGAACTTACATATAATTTATTG
This Stigmatopora argus isolate UIUO_Sarg chromosome 17, RoL_Sarg_1.0, whole genome shotgun sequence DNA region includes the following protein-coding sequences:
- the LOC144091994 gene encoding rho GTPase-activating protein 29-like isoform X3; the protein is MNRTQAKDKNYIPEVNFEEVNEENKQSLFNDIFTAIDNLAFTVGNVVSDFLMGDVENGSGLGLPLTKRSRSFDNLPLESGGSGSEKDDPPVPVGNLGPPLRVEEVDRTLQQEDNGVESALRYAKGWSKYTKEVLGWVEKRLNVDMELAKSYNKMAESAKTLASQQEFMPFRDIYMAAFKNDIEYSKIVLNTTAVLQSNKFMQPLMTRKNELDKLRKEMKEQWHRALKKMHEAESALKKARMLQDQRQEEYEKAKVSINRLEGEQIGGVGGATSAKQLEKRRRSEEEAWQKAEEARTHCEACQIDVEDKRVDLAKTKSDVITQLRKMIFQCDLTLKAVTVNWFQLQQAQVVSLPVNHQSLCETAKLYEPGNRYVEFVRSLPQESHYFSSSTGRPLTQRTLSGSHSSNSNQSQGSATSDHFGTDDIDGSNGNSQQSRIAERRSNSSTDIQALRIRNCNSSSQGGGVCSDSESVGGSSESRSMDSPSTSPGDLKRKLPRSPSTGTMSSADDLDDPHSPLDGVNGLNDLLEAASSPRPFRNTQMSKAAQTHKFRKLRAPSKCRECDGLVVLQGAECEECSLACHKKCLESLAIQCGHKKLERKLHLFGVDFTQTAKNSQDGIPFIIRKCTSEIETRALNVKGIYRLNGSKSRVEKLCQAFENGKDLVEMSDLYPHDISNVLKLYLRQLPEPLILFRYYNELIGLAKRSQSGIVEDLEAFRLSATPVTPSQIGVKLNLILFKLKDLLKQLPRANYKTLQFLIEHLHRVTEASEENKMPARNLGIIFGPTLIKPRQIDADVSLSSVVDYPYQALIVELLIRHYQMIFDAPLSPLTGISPTEVCVEPLPHMGPPYQGKEQLLSRHSKSVGDIQELSSKHFKRHSSTPPYNSLAEYKDSVLLLPSDHGGKELEPEADEVDSETFNGLAEVPKSSERGLFRSAHVTSTTRVHLRQQRNKFSRPASMPLERSHGRGKDENPTWSNVDEEDRKADHGIQSIEEVDETEMTKLRAGTHDRSKTLDTNTLRRTWTKEYKFQDAASRTAKNIFNTDSTVDDANRSSPSASVSSSSFSIDDSTSTIPSYPNGAYSMPLRHVRTLKREDNVTNYNIITTGFRSSRTLQPPPGTFYNPPSGSKSKSLHGLANSTENEDAEDDEEDELEIEVSVDEPLDEDTEQATASSSHSPNPEDLGLNQARPVYQRLRSRHLQEDEDREAHFV